The following coding sequences are from one Triplophysa dalaica isolate WHDGS20190420 chromosome 12, ASM1584641v1, whole genome shotgun sequence window:
- the LOC130433225 gene encoding potassium/sodium hyperpolarization-activated cyclic nucleotide-gated channel 4 — translation MEGAAGSADPRPVRSGDSKRRSKSSLPSPGYRLSQASLEGDRGELPTGRRRPSIMSSTRDGGPFHPLPRPAPGSAPPTVQRSVGFAVSRAALASTSFTGTGMVVVAAGPDTTTTTAAGSPEVALGLDGEDYSYSNQSTFIQRQLGAMLQPGVNKFSLRMFGSHKAVALEQERLKSAGTWIIHPYSDFRFYWDLLMLLLMVGNLIILPVGITFFQDENTAPWILFNVVSDTLFLVDLVLNFRTGIVKEDSTEILLDPKAIRQRYLKSWFLVDFVSSIPVDYIFLMVDLEARLDSEVYRTARALRIVRFTKILSLLRLLRLSRLIRYIHQWEEIFHMTYDLASAMVRIVNLIGMMLLLCHWDGCLQFLVPMLQDFPSDCWVSKNDMVNETWGMQYSYALFKAMSHMLCIGYGAQAPEGMTDVWLTMLSMIVGATCYAMFIGHATALIQSLDSSRRQYQEKYKQVEQYMSFHKLPADVRQKIHEYYEHRYQGKMFDEDNILGELSEPLKEEIVSFNCRSLVANMPLFANADPNFVTAVLTKLKFEVFQPNDFIIREGTVGRKMYFIQHGRVSVLTRVNKETKLSDGSYFGEICLLTHGRRTASVRADTYCRLYSLSVDSFNEVLEEHPMMRRAFETVAADRLNRIGKKNSILLRKTSQGGSVASSSLGRGGGSRGGGAGGAGLGSCDSMLVQQIVKHDSMPTMQDIAAGNRIGGTISPCTHPVIWAPLIHAPLQTAAATTNVAIALMHQQQQQQQLQQQLQQQHALGAAIFLPISPSHSTCPLSPPRPPILHPRQSFSSLIALMGGLPPRGFPSSVTPTPSPSAMGPTAVGVAPTSGGGGGAAKTPSTPASTVPAPLQAGRTLHHSHRFHIEPTGGSQTSPLHKVVPPSSAAAAFSVEGRSIGSCQQGAKEALLRHVGGGSTQGLPMIGRLTQEARLLSASQPTLPHRSWAGVQPHPPLHRKASGGNLLSAPFLMSSGLGRGGSAGVLYSNAPQTKVTQTPITHTPLLMPSQLAHALPLTSALGSTPSPLAPFSSLKQTPFCSTNPPSVFTPSGIGAPQTQQLKPGSAIPTPPSTSPPPSLCHPSQFISPSSSSSSVPSLAQNAQTKLSQTPPSPLSYTTNSQPTVTPSQAPIQTPTQTKTPTPIQTPTQTRMPTPIQVLVQTSNQTQVSAVTQSQTTAAIQTQSQARCPTPVNIARAAQTQTQSNSSVHSPVHTQTSMQTPAKTLSQSAITQISASGSQVLGTSLAQSPGFNQSQNSTPISTPTQSGCSSPVQTPTTQTLIPSQAPAPAPTQTPAFKQTPSAKAPTAAPLTAPHSPALSPSPSAASSTVSHFSALSWSPSAASHSTALSPSPAAASSTASQSPALSPSPAAAPSTASRSPALGPSPAAASSTASQSPALSPSPAAAPSTASRSPALGPSPAAAPSTASHSPALSPSPAPAPSTASRSPALSPSPAAAPSTASHSPALSPSPAAAPSTASHSPALSPSPAAAPSTASRSPALSPSPAAALSIASRSPALSPSPAAAPSSASHSPALSPSPAAAPSTASHSPALSPSPAAAPSTASRSPPLSPSPAAAPSTASRSPAISPSPVAAPSTASRSPALSPSPAAAPSTASRSPALSRSPAAAPSTASRSPALSLSPAAAPSTASRSPALSPSPAAAPSTASHSPALSPSPAAAPSTASHSPALSPSPAVAPSTASRSPALSPSPAAAPSTASRSPALSPSPAAAPSTASRSPALSLSPAVAPSTASCSPALSPSHAATLLTASHSTALSSSHLSTSSSRTDEWKIQDLPQTYKDKKTC, via the exons ATGGAAGGTGCTGCGGGCTCTGCGGACCCTCGGCCCGTCCGTAGCGGTGACTCCAAAAGGCGCAGTAAAAGCAGCCTTCCGTCTCCAGGTTACCGCCTCTCACAGGCATCCCTGGAGGGCGACCGGGGTGAGCTGCCAACCGGGCGACGACGCCCCTCTATCATGAGCTCGACCCGCGATGGTGGGCCATTCCACCCCCTCCCTCGGCCTGCCCCGGGTTCGGCCCCGCCCACAGTGCAGCGTTCCGTGGGCTTCGCCGTCTCCCGGGCCGCTCTGGCGTCCACCTCCTTTACGGGCACCGGGATGGTCGTGGTGGCCGCCGGACCCGATACCACCACCACGACGGCGGCTGGGAGCCCGGAGGTCGCGCTGGGTCTGGACGGAGAAGATTACAGTTACTCGAACCAGTCCACGTTCATCCAGCGGCAGTTGGGGGCGATGCTGCAGCCGGGGGTCAACAAGTTCTCGCTGCGCATGTTCGGCAGTCACAAGGCCGTGGCGCTGGAGCAGGAGAGGCTGAAATCAGCCGGAACCTGGATCATACACCCATACAGCGACTTCAG gtTTTATTGGGACCTCCTGATGCTCTTGCTGATGGTGGGGAATCTCATCATTCTTCCAGTGGGCATCACGTTCTTCCAGGATGAGAACACGGCTCCGTGGATCCTTTTTAACGTGGTGTCAGACACGCTCTTCCTGGTGGATCTGGTTCTGAATTTTCGCACGGGCATTGTGAAAGAGGACAGCACAGAGATCCTGCTGGACCCTAAAGCCATCCGTCAGCGTTACCTAAAGAGCTGGTTCCTCGTGGATTTTGTGTCCTCGATCCCAGTGGATTACATCTTCCTGATGGTGGATCTGGAGGCTCGGCTGGACTCAGAG GTGTATCGGACCGCTCGAGCGCTGCGGATTGTTCGATTCACAAAGATTCTTAGTCTGCTGCGATTGTTGCGTCTGTCTCGACTCATACGATATATCCACCAGTGGGAGGAG ATCTTTCACATGACGTATGATCTGGCCAGTGCGATGGTGCGGATTGTCAATCTGATCGGCATGATGCTGTTGTTGTGTCATTGGGACGGCTGTCTGCAGTTTCTGGTGCCCATGCTGCAGGATTTCCCGTCTGACTGCTGGGTCTCCAAAAACGACATGGTG aatgAAACGTGGGGCATGCAGTACTCGTACGCTCTCTTCAAAGCCATGAGTCACATGCTGTGCATCGGTTACGGCGCTCAGGCTCCGGAGGGCATGACGGATGTTTGGTTGACCATGTTGAGCATGATTGTGGGTGCCACCTGCTATGCCATGTTCATCGGGCACGCCACGGCTCTCATCCAGTCACTCGACTCTTCTCGACGACAGTACCAAGAGAAG TATAAGCAGGTGGAGCAGTACATGTCATTTCATAAACTACCAGCAGATGTCAGGCAGAAAATCCACGAGTATTATGAACATCGATATCAAGGAAAGATGTTTGATGAGGACAACATTCTGGGAGAGTTGAGCGAGCCTTTAAAGGAG gAAATTGTGAGCTTTAACTGCCGCAGTCTGGTGGCTAACATGCCGCTTTTCGCTAACGCTGATCCCAACTTCGTGACGGCGGTCCTTACCAAACTGAAGTTTGAAGTGTTTCAGCCCAACGACTTCATCATTCGCGAGGGAACCGTTGGCcgtaaaatgtatttcatcCAACATGGTCGGGTCAGCGTTCTGACACGCGTCAACAAAGAAACCAAACTCAGTGACGGCTCATATTTTGGTG AGATCTGTCTGTTGACCCATGGTAGGAGGACAGCAAGCGTCCGAGCAGACACGTACTGTCGACTTTACTCTCTGAGTGTGGACAGTTTCAATGAGGTTTTGGAAGAGCACCCCATGATGAGACGGGCCTTCGAGACTGTGGCAGCTGACAGACTCAATCGGATTG GTAAGAAGAACTCCATTTTGTTGCGCAAGACCTCTCAGGGAGGATCCGTGGCGAGCAGCAGTTTGGGACGGGGCGGAGGTAGCCGCGGTGGCGGTGCAGGCGGTGCCGGCTTGGGTTCTTGTGACAGCATGTTGGTTCAGCAGATCGTTAAGCACGACAGTATGCCCACCATGCAGGACATTGCCGCTGGCAACCGCATCGGAGGCACAATCTCGCCTTGCACTCATCCGGTGATCTGGGCGCCACTGATCCACGCCCCGCTCCAGACTGCTGCTGCCACAACCAACGTGGCAATTGCTTTGATGCAtcagcagcagcaacagcagcagtTACAGCAGCAGTTACAGCAGCAACATGCGCTGGGAGCCGCCATTTTCCTTCCCATCTCCCCCTCCCACTCAACCTGCCCTCTTTCACCACCCCGTCCACCCATACTGCACCCTCGTCAGTCCTTTAGCTCCCTAATAGCTTTGATGGGTGGTCTCCCCCCCCGAGGATTCCCTTCATCTGTAACTCCAACACCCTCCCCCTCTGCCATGGGACCAACCGCTGTGGGAGTGGCTCCTACATCAGGTGGAGGGGGTGGTGCTGCAAAGACCCCATCCACACCTGCATCGACAGTTCCTGCCCCTCTACAGGCTGGCAGGACTCTTCATCACAGTCACCGCTTTCACATAGAGCCCACGGGAGGGAGTCAGACATCACCTCTCCATAAAGTTGTGCCTCCCTCCTCAGCCGCTGCAGCATTTTCTGTTGAAGGACGAAGTATTGGTTCTTGTCAGCAGGGGGCTAAAGAGGCATTACTGCGTCATGTTGGAGGAGGCAGCACCCAGGGTCTCCCAATGATTGGTCGACTTACTCAGGAGGCCAGACTGCTCTCGGCCTCTCAACCAACACTGCCTCATCGTAGCTGGGCCGGTGTACAGCCTCACCCACCTCTCCATCGTAAAGCCTCTGGAGGGAATTTGCTGTCGGCCCCCTTCCTTATGTCATCAGGACTTGGTAGAGGCGGTAGTGCAGGTGTTCTGTATTCGAATGCTCCACAAACTAAGGTCACACAAAcacccatcacacacacaccccttCTGATGCCCTCCCAGCTGGCACATGCACTTCCACTCACATCAGCACTAGGATCTACTCCATCACCCCTTGCCCCCTTCTCCTCTTTAAAACAGACTCCGTTTTGTTCCACCAACCCCCCTTCAGTCTTTACACCCTCTGGTATAGGTGCCCCTCAAACCCAGCAGCTCAAACCTGGCTCTGCAATTCCGACTCCTCCTTCAACCTCTCCTCCACCCTCACTCTGCCATCCTTCTCAGTTTATCTCCccttcttcatcttcatcttctgtTCCCTCTTTGGCACAGAATGCCCAAACCAAACTCTCTCAGACACCACCATCACCGTTGTCTTACACCACTAATTCACAACCCACCGTAACTCCTTCTCAAGCTCCCATTCAAACCCCTACCCAAACCAAAACACCAACCCCAATTCAAACTCCCACCCAGACAAGAATGCCAACCCCTATTCAAGTCCTTGTGCAGACCTCTAACCAAACTCAAGTATCAGCTGTCACCCAGTCTCAAACAACAGCTGCTATTCAAACTCAGTCCCAAGCTAGATGTCCAACTCCTGTCAACATTGCCAGAGCTGCACAAACTCAAACTCAATCCAACTCTTCAGTTCATAGTCCAGTTCACACCCAAACATCAATGCAAACTCCAGCTAAAACTCTGAGTCAGAGTGCTATAACCCAGATCTCAGCTTCTGGTTCCCAGGTTCTAGGAACTTCTTTAGCCCAATCACCAGGCTTCAATCAAAGCCAAAACTCAACTCCCATCAGTACCCCCACTCAAAGTGGATGTTCATCCCCTGTACAAACCCCAACCACACAGACCCTTATTCCATCCCAAGCTCCTGCTCCTGCTCCTACCCAAACCCCTGCCTTCAAACAAACTCCATCTGCCAAAGCCCCCACTGCTGCACCTTTGACTGCACCACATTCTCCTGCACTCAGTCCGTCTCCATCTGCTGCATCTTCAACTGTATCACATTTTTCTGCACTCAGTTGGTCTCCATCTGCTGCATCACATTCCACTGCACTCAGTCCGTCTCCTGCTGCTGCATCTTCAACTGCATCACAATCTCCTGCACTCAGTCCGTCTCCAGCTGCTGCACCTTCAACTGCATCACGTTCTCCTGCACTCGGTCCGTCTCCAGCTGCTGCATCTTCAACTGCATCACAATCTCCTGCACTCAGTCCGTCTCCAGCTGCTGCACCTTCAACTGCATCACGTTCTCCTGCACTCGGTCCGTCTCCAGCTGCTGCACCTTCAACTGCATCACATTCTCCTGCACTCAGTCCGTCTCCAGCTCCTGCACCTTCAACTGCATCACGTTCTCCTGCACTCAGTCCATCCCCTGCTGCTGCACCTTCAACTGCATCACATTCTCCTGCACTCAGTCCGTCTCCAGCTGCTGCACCTTCAACTGCATCACATTCTCCTGCACTCAGTCCGTCTCCAGCTGCAGCACCTTCAACTGCATCACGTTCTCCTGCACTCAGTCCGTCTCCAGCTGCAGCACTTTCAATTGCATCACGTTCTCCTGCACTCAGTCCATCCCCTGCTGCTGCTCCTTCAAGTGCATCACATTCTCCTGCACTCAGTCCGTCTCCAGCTGCTGCACCTTCAACTGCATCACATTCTCCTGCACTCAGTCCGTCTCCAGCTGCAGCACCTTCAACTGCATCACGTTCTCCTCCACTCAGTCCGTCTCCAGCTGCAGCACCTTCAACTGCATCACGTTCTCCTGCAATCAGTCCGTCTCCAGTTGCAGCACCTTCAACTGCATCACGTTCTCCTGCACTCAGTCCGTCTCCAGCTGCTGCACCTTCAACTGCATCACGTTCTCCTGCACTCAGTCGGTCTCCAGCTGCTGCACCTTCAACTGCATCACGTTCTCCTGCACTCAGTCTGTCTCCAGCTGCTGCACCTTCAACTGCATCACGTTCTCCTGCACTCAGTCCATCCCCTGCTGCTGCACCTTCAACTGCATCACATTCTCCTGCACTCAGTCCGTCTCCAGCTGCTGCACCTTCAACTGCATCACATTCTCCTGCACTCAGTCCGTCTCCAGCTGTGGCACCTTCAACTGCATCACGTTCTCCTGCACTCAGTCCATCTCCAGCTGCTGCACCTTCAACTGCATCACGTTCTCCTGCACTCAGTCCGTCTCCAGCTGCTGCACCTTCAACTGCATCACGTTCTCCTGCACTCAGTCTGTCTCCAGCTGTGGCACCTTCAACTGCATCTTGTTCTCCTGCACTCAGTCCATCCCATGCTGCTACACTTTTAACTGCATCACATTCCACTGCACTCAGTTCATCTCATCTTTCCACCTCCTCTTCCCGAACAGATGAATGGAAAATCCAGGACTTGCCTCAGACATATAAAGACAAAAAGACCTGCTAA